The DNA sequence TTAGCAGACCATTGTCGAGAAGATTGCCTCAAACCATAAATGGATTTCTGCAATCTACAAACCAGATTATAAGGATTTGAATATCCTTCAGGAACACTCATATATACCTCCTCTATCAAGTCCCCATGCAGAAATGCATTATTCACATCTAATTGAAAAATTTTCCATTTCTTATTAGCAGCCAAAGCTATTATACTCCTAACTGTGCTCATTTTCACTACTGGAGAAAAAGTCTCttcaaaatcaactcaatatttCTGGTTATAGCCTTTGGCTACTAACCTAACTTTACATCTTTCTAAAGATCCATCTGCATTCAGTTTTactttgtatacccatttgctACCTATAGCTTTCTTCCCTTCAGGCAGTGGAACTAACTCCCGGGTTTTATTTGCTTCAAGAGCCTGAATTTCCTTTTCCATTGCTTGAACCCAAAGTGGATTACTAGAAGCCTGGTTGTAGCTGGTAGGTTCTGTAATATGAGACTGATTAGAAACCAATGCATGATGAGCAATTGGTAAAGAAGATGGGGCAACTAAATTGCACCAGTGAGAAGAATGTTTGACTGAATTACAGAGATAATCTTGTAAATAAGAAGGCTGAATAACAGTTCTAGAAGATTTTCTAAGAATAGGCTGTTGGACAACCTCTGGTGTATCATGATTCTGAGAAGAATGTGCACTATCAACACTTTCAGATGATGTGATATCAGTGTTGTTAGTAAAGTCAGATACATTTGTCTGAGTAGAAGTCTGGTAATAATGAGGTACTGATAAAGTATTTGAATAAATAATAACATCATCTGTACATCGAATTTGTGGCATTAGAGGTAGGAAAATATGATCAAGATATTATTTTTGAGTGTAATTGTTACTAGAAATAacagaaaagggaaaagaaaactCATGAAAGATCACATCTCTGGAAATAAAGATAGTCTGATTGAGCATATCATAGACTTTGTAACCTTTAGTATTATTACAGTAACCTATGAAGACACCAACAATAGCTCTAGGATCAAATTTTGTTCTATTGACTTTGTTTGTAGAGACAAAGCAAAGACATCCAAATGTCCTTAGGTGAGCAATGGTTGGAGATTCTTTGTAGAGTTTAAAGTAGGGAGTTTGAAAATCAAGACTTTTCAATGGCATTCGATTTATGAGGTATGTTGCACATAAGACTGCATCACCCCAAAATTTGGATGGAAGCTTAGCTTGAAGGTTCAATGCCCTAGCGGTTTCAAGAAGGTGCCTATGCTTTCTCtccacaacaccattttgttgtggagtatAAGTACAGGTGGTTTGGTGAGtaataccatatttgatatatAAAAGTTTAGTCAGCCCAGCActcaattctaaatcattatcaGATCTAATGCTTAAAACTTTAGCATTAAACTGTGTTTTGACATGAACCAAAAAATTCTCCAGAATACCAGAAACTTCAGATTTATATTTCATCAAATGTATCCAAGTAAAACGAGTAAAATCATCCACAATGGTGAGAAATTGAGTACAACCAGTAATCATTTTGTGTTTATAAGGACCCCATATGTCCATATGCAGTAATTGAAAAGGGTCAGTAGTTTTGATATGGCTTACAGGAAATGGTTGTCTTGTTTGTCTAGCAGCTGGACAGATTTGACAAACTGTTGATTCGACACATTCTTTAATAGAGTTTACTGGAGCAATAGACGGAAATTGAACAAAAGATAGATGACCAAGTCTAAGATACCAGAGTTTTTCTTGATCCACTGTATTGAGTTTAGCTGCAGTACAAAGTTGAGTTTGATCTCCAAGATTTTCAGCAATTCTTCTCTTTGTACTGTATAGTCCATTGACCATGCTACCAAGAAGAATTGGAGGTTTGTTCAGAGAAGGGGCCTGAAGTAAACAATTATTGTCAGAAAATATAACATTACAATTCATGTCATCACAAATCCTTTTGACAGAGATTAAACTAAAATGAAAATCAGGTACATGAAGTACTCCCTTCAATGTAATTGACTCATTCAGTTTCACTGTTCCTATATTCATTACTTTTACTTGACTTCCATCTGGAATAGTAATATAATTGTCATTTGTTGTCACTTGTTTAAGTTCCTGAAACCTATCAAGGTGTGGACAAATGTGGTCTGTTGCCCCACTGTCAATAAGCCAATCAGATGATGAATGAGATGTAAGACATACAATACCTGCTAGCATAGCAAATTTAGAAGATTCATTCTCATCTGTCTGTTTTGAAGCATCACTTTGCTGATTTCCCATCATTGCTAAAAATTGTTTGTATTGTTCCATTGAGATGGCAGACTTATCAGATGACATATCAGTACCAAGTTCAGTTTGATTTTCATCTTCTTGATTTCCATAAGAAAAAACAGCAACTCTTGAGTTCTGTCTAGGTTTGAAACCAGGTGGAAAACCATGTACTTTGAAGCATCTTTCATAACTGTGGCCTGGTATCTTACAGTGACTGCAAAAATAGTAAGGCTTTGCTTTCATTCCAGACTGATTCTTATCATCAAAAGTACCATATGGTCGAGTTACAGGATTTGGATGATTTTTTCTTGTGTAACTATTGTTGACAAATTTCTGATCTTCAATCCTTCTTCTATCAGAATAAAAAGCCATTGCTTCAGTTTGATTGGATAAATTTGATATCTCCTTGTGCCTTTCTTCTTGAGCAAACAACCTATAAGCTTGAGACACATTTGGCATGGGATACATCATTAAGATATTAGCCCTGACATCGGCAAATTGATCATTCAGCTTCATCATTAACTGTAACATTCTCTGCTCCTGTTGTTTTTGTACAATCCTTTGAGTTAAATTGCAAGTACACAATTTGCAAGTACTGACCGGCAATGGATTAGCATCATTTATGCCATCCCAGATAGTTTTCATCTTTGTAAAAAACTCTGAAATTGAATCCTGTCCCTGACTTATCTCAAGCATCTGCTGTTCAAGTGAGTATATCTGTGTCATTGAAGCATATCCAAACCTTTCTTCAATATCATCCCATATTTCTTTGGCAGTTCTCATAAACAGTACGCTTTTAGCAATGGATTCATCAAGATTGAATAAAATCCATGAGATAACCAAATCATTGCATCTCTCCCAAAGTTTATATTCAACAGCATTCTTTTCAGgctcaacaatatcaccattgaCAAATCCCAATTTATTCTTGGCAGATAGAGTCAACGTCATAGATCTCTTCCAGTTATGATAACCAGTACCATTAAACTTCACAGAAACTAACTGATTTGATGATGCATCAGAAGGATGAATATAATAGATACTTGAGGTATCATTACTGTTTTAAGTTAGTATATTGTCTGTGTTTGTGCTTTGTGTAGTCATTTTGATCGTTCTTTAGAAAAGATCAGTAGAAATTGAAACAAGAAAACAAGGCTAACACCAGGATTTTAGCAAGATTAGGTCAAAATTAGGTTTCAGATGAAAATTCAGATTAAAAATTGGGGAAAAACACAATGATGCTAATATGTATATAAAGAAACCTAA is a window from the Apium graveolens cultivar Ventura chromosome 1, ASM990537v1, whole genome shotgun sequence genome containing:
- the LOC141724010 gene encoding uncharacterized protein LOC141724010 → MTLTLSAKNKLGFVNGDIVEPEKNAVEYKLWERCNDLVISWILFNLDESIAKSVLFMRTAKEIWDDIEERFGYASMTQIYSLEQQMLEISQGQDSISEFFTKMKTIWDGINDANPLPVSTCKLCTCNLTQRIVQKQQEQRMLQLMMKLNDQFADVRANILMMYPMPNVSQAYRLFAQEERHKEISNLSNQTEAMAFYSDRRRIEDQKFVNNSYTRKNHPNPVTRPYGTFDDKNQSGMKAKPYYFCSHCKIPGHSYERCFKVHGFPPGFKPRQNSRVAVFSYGNQEDENQTELGTDMSSDKSAISMEQYKQFLAMMGNQQSDASKQTDENESSKFAMLAGPFSEQTSNSSW